The Actinomadura sp. WMMB 499 genome includes a window with the following:
- a CDS encoding HAMP domain-containing sensor histidine kinase, giving the protein MQLRPRSIRARDTIVAAVIAVLVFGVSAAGVDVAVRTTVQADLLQRTQADARRVSGGLRDGTLPTPIPDTRGDVVLQVVEPGGRVRNANPPATDGPPVSTLWPSSNMRVRDYTECRGAWPDRDCRVIEAIRVSTEPGSPVVYAATPLPAYLCNGLLEALLALGVLALAALAAWVTWRVVGRTLGPVEAIRAQLAEISATDLSRRVPQPPGEDEIAQLARTANATLDRLEKAVARQRQFASDASHELRTPITGLRANLEDAAMHPGDNDLPAVVASALRDTDRLESIVTDLLLLARIGTGGTVAHEPVDLSALAAAELSRRSSVHEVVTRLPRDVTVSGVRMQLVRLLGNLLDNAERYADSRITVEAGRTGAWAFLTVADDGPGIPPSDRERVFERFTRLDTARSRGAGGTGLGLAIAREIAHAHCGTLTIAAAGTGAHLTLRLPLAPLPDRP; this is encoded by the coding sequence ATGCAGCTGCGCCCCCGGTCGATCCGGGCCCGGGACACCATCGTCGCCGCCGTGATCGCCGTGCTCGTCTTCGGCGTTTCCGCCGCCGGAGTGGACGTCGCCGTCCGCACCACCGTCCAGGCCGACCTCCTCCAGCGGACCCAGGCGGACGCCCGCCGCGTCAGCGGCGGCCTCCGCGACGGCACCCTGCCCACCCCCATCCCGGACACCCGCGGCGACGTCGTCCTCCAGGTGGTCGAACCGGGCGGGCGCGTCCGGAACGCCAACCCGCCCGCTACGGACGGTCCCCCGGTGAGCACACTCTGGCCCTCCAGCAACATGCGGGTCCGCGACTACACCGAATGCCGCGGCGCCTGGCCGGACCGCGACTGCCGCGTCATCGAAGCCATCCGCGTCAGCACCGAGCCCGGCTCCCCGGTCGTCTACGCCGCCACGCCCCTGCCCGCCTACCTGTGCAACGGCCTCCTCGAAGCCCTCCTCGCCCTCGGCGTCCTCGCCCTGGCCGCGCTCGCCGCCTGGGTCACCTGGCGCGTCGTCGGCCGCACCCTCGGCCCCGTCGAGGCCATCCGCGCCCAGCTCGCCGAGATCAGCGCCACCGACCTGTCCCGCCGCGTGCCCCAGCCGCCCGGCGAGGACGAGATCGCCCAGCTCGCCCGCACCGCCAACGCGACCCTCGACCGCCTCGAGAAGGCGGTGGCCCGGCAGCGCCAGTTCGCCTCCGACGCCTCGCACGAACTGCGCACCCCCATCACCGGCCTGCGCGCGAACCTCGAGGACGCCGCCATGCACCCGGGCGACAACGACCTGCCCGCCGTCGTCGCCTCCGCCCTCCGCGACACCGACCGCCTCGAGTCGATCGTCACCGATCTCCTGCTGCTCGCCCGCATCGGCACCGGCGGGACCGTCGCCCATGAACCGGTCGACCTCTCGGCTCTCGCAGCCGCCGAACTGTCCCGGCGCTCCTCCGTGCACGAGGTGGTCACCCGCCTCCCGCGCGACGTCACGGTCTCGGGCGTCCGCATGCAACTCGTCCGGTTGCTCGGCAACCTCCTCGACAACGCCGAACGGTACGCCGACTCCCGCATCACCGTGGAAGCGGGCCGCACCGGCGCGTGGGCGTTCCTCACGGTCGCCGACGACGGCCCGGGCATCCCCCCGTCCGATCGCGAACGCGTCTTCGAGCGCTTCACCCGTCTCGACACCGCCCGCAGCCGGGGCGCCGGCGGTACCGGTCTCGGTCTGGCGATCGCCCGCGAGATCGCACACGCGCACTGCGGCACCCTCACGATCGCCGCGGCCGGCACCGGCGCGCACCTCACCCTCCGCCTGCCGCTCGCCCCGCTCCCCGACCGCCCGTGA
- a CDS encoding response regulator transcription factor: protein MTEHGTGGEGPPRQRVLVVEDEPTIARAVADRLAAEGFAVLVAADGPAAVDRARAWAPDLIVLDVMLPGFDGLEVCRRVQAERPVPLLMLTARDDETDLLVGLGVGADDYVTKPFSMRELVARIRAVLRRVERPAPDPPAGPETARPEPLRVGDLEIEPDARRVRRDGREVHLTPIEFDLLACLLRHRGTVLTRAVLLERVWDWTDASGTRVVDSHVKALRRKLGQGLIRTVHGVGYSLEDAT from the coding sequence GTGACAGAACACGGCACCGGCGGCGAGGGACCGCCCAGGCAGCGCGTCCTCGTCGTCGAGGACGAACCGACGATCGCCCGCGCGGTCGCCGACCGGCTCGCGGCGGAGGGGTTCGCGGTGCTGGTCGCCGCCGACGGCCCCGCCGCCGTCGACCGGGCGCGCGCGTGGGCACCGGACCTGATCGTCCTCGACGTCATGCTGCCCGGTTTCGACGGGCTCGAGGTGTGCCGCCGCGTGCAGGCGGAACGTCCCGTCCCGCTGCTGATGCTGACCGCGCGCGACGACGAGACGGACCTGCTCGTGGGCCTCGGCGTCGGCGCCGACGACTACGTGACCAAGCCGTTCAGCATGCGCGAGCTGGTCGCCCGCATCCGCGCGGTGCTGCGCCGCGTCGAGCGTCCGGCACCCGACCCCCCGGCCGGGCCGGAGACCGCGCGCCCCGAGCCGCTGCGCGTCGGGGACCTGGAGATCGAGCCGGACGCGCGGCGCGTCCGCCGGGACGGCCGCGAGGTGCACCTCACCCCGATCGAGTTCGACCTGCTCGCGTGCCTGCTGCGCCACCGCGGCACCGTCCTGACCCGCGCCGTCCTGCTGGAGCGGGTGTGGGACTGGACGGACGCGTCCGGAACCAGGGTCGTCGACAGCCACGTCAAAGCGCTGCGCCGCAAGCTCGGGCAGGGCCTCATCCGGACCGTGCACGGCGTCGGATACAGCCTGGAGGACGCGACGTGA
- a CDS encoding helix-turn-helix transcriptional regulator: MATKRTSPTVRRRRLAAILRQLRKDAKKTREEAAEFAGISPVTISRIEAAAHNPKPGDIAMLCKFYGLDDQVTDELVALARQCRIKGWWQQYDLPDIVSAYTGLEEEAATIQQYSVDVIPGLLQTEAYIQAVAAAELRAYSEEEVNQAVTVRVTRQERLGVQDPLTAWFVLNEDAIRRQVGGTEVMRGQLHHLLTMSRADGVELQVLPFDAGAHPAIANGAFTVLGFPEQVDPDVVYIELRMGSVYLEKPAEIDTYLQLFNQLRARALGPGESRSMIEEVIASLT, translated from the coding sequence ATGGCGACGAAGCGGACGAGCCCCACGGTGCGGCGTCGACGTCTGGCGGCGATCCTGCGGCAGCTTCGCAAGGACGCGAAGAAGACGCGGGAGGAGGCGGCGGAGTTCGCGGGCATCAGTCCCGTCACCATCAGCCGCATCGAGGCGGCGGCGCACAACCCCAAGCCCGGGGACATCGCGATGCTCTGCAAGTTCTACGGGCTCGATGACCAGGTGACGGACGAGTTGGTGGCGCTGGCACGACAGTGCCGGATCAAGGGTTGGTGGCAACAGTACGACCTCCCCGACATCGTCAGCGCCTATACGGGGCTCGAGGAAGAGGCTGCGACTATTCAGCAGTACAGCGTCGACGTTATCCCTGGCCTTCTGCAAACAGAGGCGTATATCCAAGCAGTTGCCGCTGCAGAGTTGCGCGCGTACTCCGAGGAGGAGGTGAATCAAGCCGTCACCGTGCGTGTAACGCGGCAGGAAAGACTGGGCGTGCAGGACCCTCTGACGGCCTGGTTCGTCCTCAATGAAGACGCGATACGACGGCAGGTCGGCGGGACTGAGGTGATGCGTGGTCAGCTCCATCACCTGCTGACGATGTCGCGCGCCGATGGTGTAGAACTCCAGGTGCTGCCCTTTGACGCGGGCGCTCACCCAGCGATCGCCAACGGCGCCTTCACGGTCCTGGGATTTCCCGAGCAGGTTGACCCCGACGTTGTCTACATTGAGCTGCGTATGGGGAGCGTCTACTTGGAGAAGCCCGCGGAAATCGACACCTACCTCCAGTTGTTCAATCAGCTTCGTGCCCGGGCCCTTGGTCCTGGCGAATCACGTTCTATGATCGAAGAGGTCATCGCAAGCTTGACCTGA
- a CDS encoding nitroreductase family deazaflavin-dependent oxidoreductase, with protein MEAAALTVGAHGCRTAAVLRLLGAAKRVLYRGGRPSRPMRLWNRVDALLYSTGRVRPAHTAVLKVSGRRSGRTTGVPVAVADLDGAEFLVSMLGPDVSWVRNVEAAGGSAVLRRRGRDVPVRLEGVLSRERAPILRRYVAVAPGARPHLRLGPTAPLAEFDRIAEAHPVYRVRGR; from the coding sequence GTGGAAGCCGCGGCGTTGACGGTGGGTGCCCACGGATGCAGGACTGCTGCCGTTCTCCGGCTTCTTGGTGCGGCGAAGCGTGTGCTGTATCGCGGTGGGCGCCCGTCCCGGCCGATGCGGTTGTGGAACCGTGTCGACGCGCTGTTGTACTCCACCGGCCGCGTGCGCCCGGCCCATACCGCCGTTCTGAAGGTGTCCGGACGGCGCTCCGGCCGGACGACGGGCGTCCCCGTCGCCGTCGCCGACCTCGATGGCGCGGAGTTCCTGGTCTCGATGCTCGGACCGGACGTGAGCTGGGTCCGCAACGTGGAGGCGGCGGGCGGCAGTGCCGTGCTGCGCCGTCGCGGTCGCGACGTCCCGGTCCGGCTCGAGGGTGTCCTGAGCCGCGAGCGGGCACCGATTTTGCGCCGTTACGTCGCCGTCGCGCCCGGTGCCCGTCCGCATCTCCGGCTGGGCCCGACGGCCCCGCTCGCGGAGTTCGACCGCATCGCCGAGGCCCACCCGGTGTACCGCGTGCGCGGACGCTGA
- a CDS encoding glutamate--cysteine ligase has protein sequence MGRDVTSANISGEDRRRYREKVRRCLDVLARMLGESQFDFRRPHIGLEIELNLIDAVGDPLMRNADVLKAIADPAWATELGQFNLEINIPPRELGGEGAGELESEVRDHLLHADERAREVDGRLVMIGILPTLRRSDIGEETLSANARYKMLNDQIFAARGEEFRIDFDGPEPLHMHVDNITPEAACTSVQFHLQVSPDQFGAYWNAAQAIAGVQVATAGNSPYLFGHRLWHESRIRLFEKAIDTRPDELKAQGVRPRVWFGERWITSVFDLFEENTRYFPALLPLCEDEDPVEVLDAGGVPQLGELALHNGTVYRWNRPIYAVFKGRPHLRVENRVLPAGPSAADVVANGAFYYGLVRALAEEDRAVWTRMSFATAEDNLHRAARDGMDATLYWPGVGNVPAAELVLRKLLPMAYAGLDRWGVDPARRDRLLGIIERRCVTGRTGAAWQIGTVREIERSSPGMSRHDALRMMTRAYAEHMRGNEPVHTWSLGA, from the coding sequence ATGGGCAGGGACGTGACCTCGGCCAACATCAGCGGCGAGGACCGGCGGCGGTACAGGGAGAAGGTGCGCAGGTGCCTGGACGTCCTGGCGCGCATGCTGGGCGAGTCCCAGTTCGACTTCCGGCGCCCCCACATCGGCCTGGAGATCGAGCTGAACCTGATCGACGCGGTCGGCGATCCGCTGATGCGCAACGCGGACGTGCTGAAGGCCATCGCGGATCCGGCGTGGGCGACGGAGCTGGGGCAGTTCAACCTGGAGATCAACATCCCGCCCCGGGAGCTCGGCGGGGAGGGGGCCGGGGAGCTGGAGTCGGAGGTCCGCGACCACCTGCTGCACGCGGACGAGCGGGCGCGGGAGGTGGACGGGCGGCTGGTGATGATCGGGATCCTGCCGACGCTGCGCAGGAGCGACATCGGCGAGGAGACGCTGTCGGCGAACGCGCGGTACAAGATGCTGAACGACCAGATCTTCGCCGCGCGCGGTGAGGAGTTCCGCATCGACTTCGACGGGCCCGAGCCGCTGCACATGCACGTCGACAACATCACGCCCGAGGCGGCGTGCACGAGCGTCCAGTTCCATCTGCAGGTGAGCCCGGACCAGTTCGGCGCCTACTGGAACGCGGCACAGGCGATCGCGGGCGTGCAGGTGGCGACGGCGGGGAACTCGCCCTACCTGTTCGGGCACCGGCTGTGGCACGAGTCCCGGATCCGGCTGTTCGAGAAGGCGATCGACACGCGCCCGGACGAGCTGAAGGCGCAGGGCGTCCGGCCGCGGGTGTGGTTCGGGGAGCGCTGGATCACGTCGGTGTTCGACCTGTTCGAGGAGAACACCCGGTACTTCCCCGCGCTGCTGCCGCTGTGCGAGGATGAGGATCCGGTGGAGGTGCTGGACGCGGGGGGCGTCCCGCAGCTCGGCGAGCTGGCCCTGCACAACGGGACCGTCTACCGCTGGAACCGTCCGATCTACGCGGTGTTCAAGGGGCGCCCGCATCTGCGGGTGGAGAACCGGGTGCTGCCGGCGGGGCCGTCGGCGGCCGACGTGGTGGCGAACGGCGCGTTCTACTACGGGCTGGTACGGGCGCTGGCGGAGGAGGACCGGGCGGTGTGGACGCGGATGTCGTTCGCGACCGCCGAGGACAACCTGCACCGCGCGGCCCGCGACGGGATGGACGCGACGCTGTACTGGCCGGGCGTGGGCAACGTCCCGGCGGCGGAGCTGGTGCTGCGCAAGCTGCTGCCGATGGCCTACGCGGGCCTCGACCGGTGGGGCGTCGATCCGGCGCGGCGGGACCGGCTGCTCGGCATCATCGAGCGCCGCTGCGTGACCGGACGGACGGGCGCCGCGTGGCAGATCGGGACGGTGCGGGAGATCGAGCGGTCGTCGCCGGGGATGTCCAGGCACGACGCGCTGCGCATGATGACGCGCGCGTACGCGGAGCACATGCGCGGCAACGAGCCCGTCCACACGTGGTCCCTGGGGGCGTAG
- a CDS encoding SMI1/KNR4 family protein, translating into MTEVSDNVLPGSLSDRERRIIGEAGLALFAGRLVLDAQPPIDDAVLAAVAERCAGPLPDPLVALWRTTFGGRLDYDLRTDLDGQDVPLSFAELFYPGSGGYHDLWGWIDHECELAGESRPDWSGLLVHLPIGGFEYLERVYVHTATGPDHGAVVCWRQGLPPGWELSTGDRAGRLAGDLRALFGRLVLDRDPWETQADTGAEMRDAVDELGSGGDPDARSAAAKLRRLVRATVLDWRGALDEGTLAAQRRLRRLALERAAADDDVALLARLVEVGCDPAEEVGSGLSPLEVALLQRSFAVVPWLLAQGVPVENSLRVGAHVVDLDLARDLLDRGAAVDASAVAGALENGDVEVVRLLCGAVRSDEDLARLGARLRTLAAEAVTAERAQRRASVLAELADRFTPDRRP; encoded by the coding sequence GTGACGGAGGTATCGGACAACGTGCTGCCCGGCTCGCTCTCCGACCGGGAACGCCGAATCATCGGCGAGGCCGGCCTGGCGCTGTTCGCCGGACGGCTGGTTCTGGACGCGCAGCCGCCGATCGACGACGCGGTGCTCGCCGCGGTGGCCGAGCGCTGCGCCGGGCCGCTGCCCGATCCCCTCGTCGCGTTGTGGCGCACCACCTTCGGTGGGCGGCTCGACTACGACCTGCGCACCGATCTCGACGGCCAGGACGTTCCGCTGTCGTTCGCGGAGCTGTTCTATCCCGGCAGTGGCGGCTACCACGACCTGTGGGGCTGGATCGATCACGAGTGCGAACTCGCCGGGGAGAGCCGACCGGACTGGTCCGGCCTGCTCGTCCACCTGCCGATCGGTGGTTTCGAGTATCTCGAGCGCGTCTACGTGCACACCGCCACCGGCCCGGACCATGGTGCCGTCGTCTGCTGGCGGCAGGGGCTGCCGCCCGGATGGGAGCTGTCCACGGGCGACCGGGCCGGTCGGCTCGCGGGCGACCTGCGTGCGCTGTTCGGACGGCTCGTCCTGGATCGGGATCCCTGGGAGACTCAGGCCGACACCGGCGCGGAGATGCGCGACGCCGTCGACGAACTGGGAAGCGGCGGCGACCCGGACGCCCGGTCGGCCGCGGCGAAGCTGCGCCGGCTCGTCCGGGCGACCGTGCTCGACTGGCGCGGCGCGCTGGACGAGGGCACGCTCGCCGCGCAGCGCCGGCTCCGGCGCCTGGCCCTGGAGCGGGCGGCGGCCGACGACGACGTCGCGCTGCTCGCACGGCTGGTGGAGGTGGGCTGCGATCCGGCGGAGGAGGTCGGTAGCGGGCTGAGCCCGCTCGAGGTGGCCCTGCTCCAGCGGTCCTTCGCGGTCGTCCCGTGGCTGCTCGCACAGGGCGTTCCGGTCGAGAACTCCCTGCGGGTCGGCGCGCACGTCGTCGACCTGGACCTTGCCCGCGACCTCCTCGACCGGGGCGCGGCGGTCGACGCGAGCGCGGTGGCGGGGGCGCTGGAGAACGGGGACGTGGAGGTCGTGCGACTGCTGTGCGGGGCCGTGCGGTCGGACGAGGACCTCGCCCGGCTCGGGGCGCGGCTGCGGACGCTGGCCGCCGAGGCCGTGACCGCCGAGCGTGCGCAGCGCCGGGCTTCGGTGCTGGCAGAGCTCGCGGACCGGTTCACACCCGACCGCCGCCCCTGA
- a CDS encoding TetR/AcrR family transcriptional regulator has translation MGGLREQWRRNAMRTIQERALDLFDERGFDAVTIEEIAAAAEVSPSSVYRYFGTKEGLLVADEFDTMNSEAIAEIMDPADPVGSLLQAVVRYESRSDEPAGPDGTRGKGPWRRVRYFFTEPSVRMAACAALDRAARRIAPHLATDGGLSPSQARVAANAVAFGYFAALESWFDDGGVRPIGEYVEEGLRPLRRIWSADQPPQP, from the coding sequence ATGGGAGGGCTTCGCGAGCAGTGGCGGCGCAACGCCATGCGCACCATCCAGGAACGGGCCCTGGACCTCTTCGACGAGCGCGGGTTCGACGCGGTCACCATCGAGGAGATCGCCGCCGCCGCGGAGGTGTCGCCGTCGTCGGTGTACCGGTACTTCGGCACGAAGGAGGGCCTGCTCGTCGCCGACGAGTTCGACACGATGAACTCCGAGGCGATCGCGGAGATCATGGACCCCGCCGACCCGGTCGGCAGCCTCCTCCAGGCGGTCGTCCGGTACGAGTCCCGATCGGACGAGCCTGCCGGGCCCGACGGCACGCGAGGAAAGGGTCCCTGGCGCAGGGTGCGCTACTTCTTCACCGAGCCGTCGGTCCGCATGGCCGCGTGCGCGGCGCTCGACCGCGCCGCCCGGCGGATCGCGCCGCACCTGGCGACCGACGGCGGGCTGAGCCCGTCACAGGCGCGCGTCGCGGCCAACGCGGTGGCGTTCGGCTACTTCGCCGCACTCGAATCGTGGTTCGACGACGGAGGCGTCCGCCCGATCGGCGAGTACGTCGAAGAGGGACTGCGTCCGCTGCGCAGGATCTGGTCGGCGGACCAACCGCCACAACCCTGA
- a CDS encoding DUF397 domain-containing protein, whose product MWRKSSRSNNGGPECVEVASWRKSGRSGSGGEACVEVGTCGCCGTAVRDSKDPDGPKLAFKVAAWRAFHADVVAGRYDLT is encoded by the coding sequence ATGTGGCGGAAGAGCAGCCGCAGCAACAACGGGGGTCCTGAATGCGTCGAGGTGGCCTCATGGCGGAAGAGTGGCCGTAGTGGCAGTGGTGGCGAGGCGTGCGTGGAGGTCGGGACGTGCGGGTGTTGTGGGACGGCCGTGCGTGACAGCAAGGACCCGGATGGGCCGAAGCTCGCGTTCAAGGTCGCGGCGTGGCGGGCCTTCCACGCGGACGTCGTCGCCGGACGGTACGACCTGACCTGA
- a CDS encoding DUF6461 domain-containing protein, whose amino-acid sequence MADPLAPYRWVDRPENVLEEVFSVSFFRGLTPSEVLFRFAAPDAAGEEVAFPELWDLGDEHPLESEGGHVGVVQANGWSVAVELGGWTAVETGHASDLSRGCEMVAVLRHDHATDRFVYAVDGEVVTGFVPPWPLGGWGSDPGRLNEAMHRLGMPTARPVDDGAADALFRRLHRDKIALTFALAAEITGVPFTRDLTGFPFLAAPVRGR is encoded by the coding sequence ATGGCCGATCCCCTCGCCCCGTACCGCTGGGTCGACCGCCCCGAGAACGTGCTGGAGGAGGTCTTCAGCGTGTCGTTCTTCCGCGGGCTGACCCCGAGCGAGGTCCTGTTCCGCTTCGCTGCGCCTGACGCGGCGGGCGAGGAGGTGGCGTTCCCGGAGCTCTGGGACCTGGGCGATGAACACCCCCTGGAATCCGAGGGCGGTCATGTCGGCGTCGTCCAGGCGAACGGTTGGAGCGTTGCCGTCGAGCTGGGCGGCTGGACCGCCGTCGAGACCGGCCACGCCTCCGACCTGTCGCGGGGCTGCGAGATGGTCGCTGTTCTGCGGCACGATCACGCGACGGACCGTTTCGTCTACGCGGTGGACGGCGAGGTGGTCACCGGGTTCGTCCCGCCCTGGCCGCTGGGCGGCTGGGGAAGCGACCCGGGCAGGCTGAACGAGGCCATGCACCGGCTCGGCATGCCCACCGCCAGGCCGGTGGACGACGGAGCGGCGGACGCCCTCTTCCGGCGCCTGCACAGGGACAAGATCGCCCTGACGTTCGCGCTCGCCGCAGAGATCACCGGCGTCCCCTTCACCCGCGACCTCACCGGCTTCCCGTTCCTCGCGGCACCCGTGCGCGGACGCTAG
- a CDS encoding DUF6461 domain-containing protein, whose amino-acid sequence MADPLAPFRWLDDHDEIFCVSFFRGLAPADVLRRFGPDGTVGREMSLDELSEAVAEFVAATSGGEGGGHVGVIQADGWSIAIEPSGWCAVLAEYRTRLSRGCEMVAVSRHDYAEDAFVHAADGEALTCFTPHSPTARWGSDPDGLNPAMHKLDLPTDPMDDDEWEATWERLYEDKIPRAFALAAEITGVPFTRNLLDVPFLVGPSHGGHADGFRPHHR is encoded by the coding sequence ATGGCCGACCCCCTCGCTCCGTTCCGCTGGCTGGACGACCACGACGAGATCTTCTGCGTGTCGTTCTTCCGCGGCCTCGCCCCCGCGGACGTCCTGCGCCGCTTCGGCCCGGACGGGACGGTCGGCCGGGAGATGTCGCTGGACGAACTGTCGGAGGCGGTCGCGGAGTTCGTCGCGGCGACCAGCGGCGGCGAAGGCGGCGGGCACGTCGGCGTGATCCAGGCGGACGGGTGGAGCATCGCGATCGAGCCGTCCGGCTGGTGCGCCGTCCTGGCGGAGTACCGTACCCGCCTCTCGCGCGGCTGCGAGATGGTCGCGGTCTCCCGGCACGACTACGCCGAGGACGCGTTCGTCCACGCCGCCGACGGGGAGGCGCTCACCTGCTTCACGCCGCACAGCCCGACCGCGCGCTGGGGCAGCGACCCGGACGGCCTCAACCCCGCCATGCACAAGCTCGACCTGCCCACCGACCCCATGGACGACGACGAGTGGGAAGCCACCTGGGAGCGCCTGTACGAGGACAAGATCCCCCGCGCGTTCGCGCTCGCCGCCGAGATCACCGGCGTCCCCTTCACCCGGAACCTCCTGGACGTCCCGTTCCTGGTCGGCCCATCGCATGGAGGGCACGCGGACGGCTTCCGCCCGCACCACCGGTGA
- a CDS encoding ATP-binding protein — protein sequence MRVAAELESVAIGRRWLQAKLQDGGVGQSAIADLLQSLSEALTNAILHGDGLHVTVEYAVMDGTIEVSVTNGIRDGTTGPRRRGPVGPDAESGRGLDLVEAFSDQWGIARISGNQIRVWFRVTWATEVTES from the coding sequence GTGCGTGTCGCGGCGGAACTGGAGAGCGTCGCGATCGGACGCCGATGGCTGCAAGCCAAGCTGCAAGACGGCGGCGTCGGTCAGTCAGCCATCGCGGACCTGCTCCAATCGCTCTCGGAAGCACTGACCAACGCGATCCTGCACGGGGACGGGCTGCACGTGACGGTCGAGTACGCGGTCATGGACGGGACGATCGAGGTGTCCGTCACCAACGGCATACGGGACGGGACGACCGGCCCTCGGCGCCGGGGACCGGTCGGGCCGGACGCGGAGAGCGGGCGCGGGCTCGACCTCGTGGAGGCGTTCAGCGACCAGTGGGGCATCGCGAGGATCTCCGGCAACCAGATCCGCGTGTGGTTCCGGGTGACGTGGGCAACGGAGGTGACGGAGTCGTGA
- a CDS encoding polyketide cyclase — translation MDQENVSATLTVAVPVAGVFAVLADPSTHAAIDGTGWVQEALDRAPLTGTGQVFRMDMYHSGHPDGGYRVANQVQVFDPPNAIGWLTGEEKEDGHLEFGGWLWRYDLAALGPSETGVTLTYDWSAVPQSIREYLHFPPFGPDHLADSLRHLAELAASATRNGTPGPVG, via the coding sequence GTGGATCAAGAGAACGTCAGCGCCACCCTGACCGTCGCCGTGCCGGTCGCGGGGGTGTTCGCCGTCCTGGCGGACCCGTCGACCCATGCCGCGATCGACGGCACCGGCTGGGTACAGGAAGCCCTCGACCGGGCGCCGCTGACCGGAACGGGGCAGGTCTTCCGGATGGACATGTATCACTCCGGCCATCCAGACGGCGGTTACCGGGTGGCCAACCAGGTTCAGGTGTTCGACCCGCCGAACGCCATCGGCTGGCTGACGGGGGAGGAGAAGGAGGACGGTCACCTGGAGTTCGGCGGCTGGCTCTGGCGCTACGACCTCGCGGCGCTCGGCCCGTCCGAGACCGGGGTCACGCTCACCTACGACTGGTCGGCGGTGCCGCAGTCCATCCGTGAGTACCTCCACTTCCCGCCGTTCGGCCCCGACCATCTCGCCGACTCGCTGCGGCACCTGGCCGAACTCGCCGCCTCGGCGACCCGGAACGGGACGCCGGGCCCGGTGGGGTGA
- a CDS encoding HAMP domain-containing sensor histidine kinase — MNTVARLWARLPRPLDPLRSIRVKFGVVVIVTTTVAVLTVLWGYRLGFRARETLPVTVLISLGVIQLIAHGMTAPLRAMTAAARAMARGDYSRRVRTTSRDEVGELAEAFNRMAADLAEVERQRREFVANVSHELRTPISALRAVLENVADGVTPASPEVLESALDQTERLGRLVTQLLELSRAEAGATPLDPARMDAAGFVDDVVAEAAAGHPDAVFETDVTPGLHAVADRDRLHQIVANLLDNAVRHGPAGAPVTLTARSAGPSGGLVVEVADRGPGIPPQERARVFERFSRGAASGPRAGTPGGGTGLGLAIARWATDLHGGEITVLDVPAGCRIRVVIPPNPGGSP, encoded by the coding sequence GTGAACACGGTGGCGCGGCTCTGGGCGCGGCTGCCCCGGCCGCTGGACCCGCTCCGCTCGATCCGGGTGAAGTTCGGCGTCGTCGTCATCGTGACGACGACGGTCGCGGTGCTGACCGTCCTGTGGGGGTACCGGCTGGGGTTCCGGGCGCGGGAGACGCTGCCGGTCACCGTGCTGATCTCCCTCGGCGTCATCCAGCTGATCGCGCACGGCATGACCGCGCCGCTGCGCGCCATGACGGCGGCGGCGCGGGCGATGGCGCGCGGCGACTACAGCCGCCGGGTGCGCACCACGTCCCGCGACGAGGTCGGGGAGCTGGCGGAGGCGTTCAACCGGATGGCCGCCGACCTCGCCGAGGTGGAGCGGCAGCGCCGCGAGTTCGTCGCGAACGTCTCGCACGAGCTGCGCACCCCGATCAGCGCGCTGCGCGCCGTCCTGGAGAACGTCGCCGACGGCGTCACCCCGGCGTCGCCGGAGGTGCTGGAGTCGGCGCTCGACCAGACCGAACGGCTCGGCCGGCTCGTCACCCAGCTGCTGGAGCTGTCCCGGGCGGAGGCGGGCGCGACGCCGCTCGACCCGGCCCGGATGGACGCCGCCGGGTTCGTCGACGACGTCGTCGCCGAGGCCGCCGCCGGGCACCCGGACGCGGTGTTCGAGACGGACGTGACGCCCGGCCTGCACGCCGTCGCCGACCGCGACCGGCTGCACCAGATCGTCGCGAACCTGCTGGACAACGCCGTCCGGCACGGCCCGGCGGGCGCCCCCGTCACGCTCACCGCACGGTCCGCGGGCCCGTCCGGCGGCCTCGTCGTGGAGGTCGCCGACCGGGGCCCCGGCATCCCGCCGCAGGAGCGGGCCCGCGTGTTCGAACGCTTCTCGCGCGGCGCCGCGTCCGGCCCGCGCGCCGGAACGCCCGGTGGCGGCACCGGGCTCGGTCTCGCCATCGCCCGCTGGGCGACCGACCTGCACGGCGGCGAGATCACCGTCCTGGACGTCCCCGCCGGCTGCCGCATCCGCGTCGTCATCCCCCCGAACCCCGGAGGTTCGCCATGA